One genomic region from Anaerolineales bacterium encodes:
- a CDS encoding GNAT family N-acetyltransferase: MTLIQLRPTDEQDLPFVLDAETAADNRRYVAQWTQAQHAAALENPDLRHLIIERLEDRTPVGYLILASLESPHRSIEFRRIVVTEKGKGYGRHALRLVKHLAFEEWGSHRLWLDVKDHNARARQLYRSESFVEEGTLRECHKIANGYESLVIMSMLEDEYAAQGRFTAATNTKRE, encoded by the coding sequence ATGACGCTTATCCAACTTCGACCCACAGACGAGCAAGACTTGCCTTTCGTACTCGACGCAGAAACGGCGGCAGACAATCGAAGGTATGTTGCCCAGTGGACACAAGCACAACACGCTGCGGCCCTCGAGAACCCGGACCTGCGGCACTTGATCATCGAGCGTCTGGAGGATAGGACGCCCGTCGGCTATCTCATCCTCGCAAGCCTGGAAAGCCCGCACCGAAGTATCGAATTCCGCCGCATCGTGGTTACCGAGAAGGGAAAAGGGTACGGCAGACATGCGCTGCGGCTCGTGAAACATCTGGCCTTCGAGGAATGGGGATCCCACAGGCTCTGGCTCGACGTGAAAGACCACAACGCGCGCGCCCGGCAGCTCTATCGTTCTGAAAGCTTCGTCGAAGAAGGGACGCTGCGGGAGTGTCATAAAATTGCGAATGGCTATGAATCACTGGTGATCATGTCGATGTTGGAAGATGAGTACGCAGCGCAGGGTAGGTTTACAGCAGCAACGAATACCAAGCGGGAGTAA
- a CDS encoding DUF1189 family protein, protein MNSTPSAYNELDSPGWGEIAIQFIQWFVRGLVQPVYSLPFYRSGLKKGLGWAISFFLFFSIIQTAYTTGRLAIGISEMPQDLEEIQSSGELRSITIENGIASVDGTQPWIVSDQRTFIGIDVTGEIREIDTSRYDNGILITKTEIHILNTDGEYQKYSLQDVNAAFGDPIVIDEDVMNRAWKTFSSIMLIVVGGASFVWNFGVRLIYIAVLAAVMWALTQTWRKDAQYSDVFVTGIYVSVPVIYLYWLINLLGPVCLCVHTLILFAGWIIVLRFVLPPIESTPDTPVIADSI, encoded by the coding sequence ATGAATTCGACACCTTCGGCGTATAACGAACTCGATTCACCCGGATGGGGTGAGATCGCGATCCAGTTCATTCAATGGTTCGTACGCGGACTCGTCCAGCCGGTCTATTCGCTTCCGTTCTACCGTTCGGGCCTGAAGAAAGGCCTCGGTTGGGCGATCTCCTTCTTCCTTTTCTTTTCCATCATACAGACCGCTTATACCACTGGCCGCTTGGCCATCGGGATATCCGAGATGCCGCAGGATCTCGAAGAAATACAATCTTCGGGAGAACTTCGTTCGATCACGATCGAAAATGGGATCGCGTCCGTGGATGGAACGCAGCCCTGGATCGTCAGTGATCAGCGCACGTTTATCGGTATTGACGTAACGGGGGAAATCCGCGAGATCGATACGAGCCGGTACGACAACGGGATTCTTATCACGAAAACTGAAATCCATATATTGAATACCGACGGCGAGTATCAGAAGTATTCACTGCAGGACGTTAACGCAGCCTTCGGCGATCCCATCGTTATCGACGAAGACGTGATGAACAGGGCATGGAAGACCTTCAGCAGCATCATGTTGATCGTGGTCGGCGGAGCATCGTTCGTTTGGAACTTTGGCGTTCGATTGATATACATCGCTGTTCTCGCCGCGGTCATGTGGGCGCTTACCCAAACATGGCGCAAAGACGCGCAATACAGTGACGTTTTCGTTACGGGCATTTATGTCTCCGTACCCGTGATCTATCTCTACTGGTTGATCAACCTTCTCGGTCCCGTTTGCCTGTGCGTGCATACGTTGATCCTCTTCGCAGGTTGGATCATCGTTCTTCGCTTTGTCCTGCCGCCAATAGAATCGACGCCCGACACACCGGTGATTGCAGATTCGATATAG
- a CDS encoding isoprenylcysteine carboxylmethyltransferase family protein produces MDDIHGVGESQGIPAQDNSGDLLKFIGRRVRVNLLSLFSLGVLFFVVAGTLEVIGFWLYAGTVLAYQIISLLILVPRYPAYVELARIRKIHRTDVKDWDRLIIRVLLVATSLMYGLAALDLGRLHLGILPLWIVPVGILFYTAGSALNQWAMINNPHFEKEVRIQTDRAHQVIAAGPYRIVRHPGYLGSLLGYVSFPLILGSALAFFGVIFCIGGTVARTYFEDRTLCRELDGYRAYARMVPYRLIPFIW; encoded by the coding sequence ATGGACGATATCCACGGAGTAGGTGAATCGCAGGGCATTCCCGCCCAGGACAATTCCGGCGATTTGTTGAAATTCATCGGACGGCGAGTCCGGGTGAACCTTCTGTCTCTATTTTCACTTGGCGTGCTGTTCTTCGTCGTTGCCGGCACGCTCGAAGTTATCGGTTTTTGGCTGTATGCCGGAACCGTGCTGGCCTATCAGATCATCAGCTTGTTGATTCTCGTGCCCAGATATCCCGCGTACGTCGAGTTGGCTCGCATACGCAAGATACACCGTACGGACGTCAAAGATTGGGACAGGCTGATTATCCGCGTCCTGCTCGTCGCTACGTCACTGATGTACGGGTTGGCCGCTCTCGATCTCGGTCGACTGCATCTCGGCATACTGCCGCTGTGGATCGTCCCGGTTGGGATACTCTTCTATACGGCAGGCAGCGCGCTCAATCAATGGGCGATGATCAACAACCCACACTTCGAGAAAGAGGTCAGGATTCAAACGGATCGAGCCCATCAGGTGATCGCCGCCGGACCATACCGAATCGTGCGCCACCCGGGTTATCTCGGCAGCCTGCTCGGCTACGTCAGTTTTCCGTTGATCCTTGGTTCTGCGCTGGCATTCTTCGGTGTGATATTTTGCATCGGCGGTACGGTTGCGCGCACGTACTTCGAAGATCGAACGCTGTGTCGCGAACTGGATGGATATCGAGCGTACGCCCGTATGGTCCCTTATCGTCTCATTCCCTTCATTTGGTAA
- a CDS encoding L-fucose/L-arabinose isomerase family protein has product MSEKPLTLGLIVGNRGFFPSHLCEAGRETMLKVLEDEGINAVAISPEKTPYGSVESLGEARMLAELFKAHAAEIDGVLVTLPNFGDERAIANTLRWSGLDVPVLIHAYPDDAKRMTIADRRDSFCGKMSLCNNLRQYGIKFSLTTLHTVDPQSEGFRHDLRNFAATCRVVGGMKHARIGALGARPTAFNTVRYSEKLLENSGISIETLDLSEAFGRIGRLADDDPGVKAKLESVRDYVPTKNIPEDALLKMAKLGAVIDSWMDEADLVASAIQCWTSMQEFFGVVPCTLMSMMSNKLVPSACETDVAGVVAMYALALASGQPSAIVDWNNNYGDDPDKGVIFHCSNLPGDIFVKDEAVMDYQEIIAGTVGKENTFGTVVGRVKTGPFTYLRVSTDDLNGKIVAYTGEGELTDDPLQTFGGFGVVRIPDLQGLLAHICNNGYEHHVSVNLTQVADAVHEALEKYLGWEVYHHNRA; this is encoded by the coding sequence ATGTCTGAAAAACCATTGACCCTGGGTCTGATCGTCGGCAATCGTGGATTCTTTCCCAGTCACCTTTGCGAAGCCGGTCGAGAGACCATGCTGAAAGTACTCGAAGATGAAGGTATTAATGCCGTTGCCATTTCTCCCGAAAAGACTCCCTACGGTTCGGTTGAGAGCCTCGGGGAAGCGCGTATGCTGGCCGAGCTGTTTAAAGCGCACGCTGCTGAGATCGACGGCGTCCTGGTCACCCTGCCCAACTTCGGTGACGAGCGCGCGATTGCCAACACGTTGCGTTGGTCGGGATTGGATGTGCCGGTGCTGATTCACGCCTATCCCGACGATGCGAAGCGAATGACCATCGCCGACCGTCGCGATTCGTTCTGCGGCAAGATGTCTCTGTGCAACAACCTGCGTCAATACGGCATCAAATTCTCACTGACGACGCTGCACACAGTCGACCCGCAGAGCGAGGGCTTCCGTCACGATTTGCGCAATTTCGCCGCCACCTGCCGCGTCGTGGGCGGCATGAAACATGCTCGCATCGGCGCATTGGGCGCTCGCCCTACGGCCTTCAATACCGTGCGTTATTCTGAAAAATTGCTGGAGAATTCGGGAATTTCCATCGAGACTCTGGATCTCTCCGAAGCCTTTGGCCGTATTGGACGCCTGGCGGATGACGATCCTGGAGTCAAAGCCAAACTCGAATCCGTCCGGGATTACGTCCCTACCAAGAACATTCCCGAGGACGCACTGCTTAAAATGGCCAAGCTGGGCGCCGTGATCGACTCCTGGATGGACGAAGCCGACCTGGTCGCAAGTGCAATCCAGTGCTGGACCTCGATGCAAGAGTTCTTCGGCGTCGTCCCCTGCACGCTGATGAGTATGATGTCCAACAAATTGGTGCCCTCCGCCTGTGAAACGGACGTAGCCGGCGTAGTCGCCATGTACGCTTTGGCTCTGGCCTCCGGACAACCCAGCGCAATCGTGGATTGGAACAACAACTACGGCGACGATCCCGACAAGGGCGTCATCTTCCACTGCTCCAACCTGCCGGGCGATATATTCGTAAAGGACGAAGCTGTGATGGATTACCAGGAAATCATCGCCGGCACCGTAGGCAAAGAGAACACCTTTGGCACGGTCGTCGGACGAGTGAAGACCGGTCCTTTCACTTATCTGCGTGTTTCGACGGACGATTTGAACGGCAAGATCGTAGCCTACACCGGCGAAGGTGAACTCACGGACGACCCGCTGCAGACTTTCGGCGGATTCGGCGTGGTTAGGATCCCCGATCTGCAAGGATTACTCGCTCACATTTGCAACAACGGCTACGAGCATCACGTCTCCGTCAATCTGACACAGGTGGCTGATGCGGTCCACGAAGCACTGGAAAAATATCTGGGCTGGGAGGTTTACCACCACAATCGGGCGTGA
- a CDS encoding L-ribulose-5-phosphate 4-epimerase, with protein sequence MLEALKEEVFRLHLELPRSSLVVWTSGNVSARDTGSGLVVIKPSGVKYEVMQAADMVVVDLDGKVVEGELKPSSDTASHLYIYRHMENVNGVVHTHSNYATAFAALGKPIPVYLTAIGDEFGGEIPCGDFALIGGEQIGRVVVETIGNSPAVLLKNHGVFTIGPTAEAALKAAVMVEDVAKTVSIALGMGTPDEIPPDAVAKLHERYKNVYGQK encoded by the coding sequence ATGCTTGAGGCATTGAAAGAAGAGGTATTCCGACTGCATTTGGAGCTTCCGCGAAGCAGCCTGGTCGTCTGGACCAGCGGCAACGTCAGCGCCCGCGACACTGGAAGCGGTCTGGTGGTGATCAAACCTTCGGGCGTCAAGTACGAAGTCATGCAGGCTGCGGACATGGTGGTGGTGGATCTGGACGGGAAAGTGGTGGAAGGGGAATTGAAACCTTCTTCCGACACCGCCAGCCACCTGTACATCTACCGCCACATGGAAAACGTAAACGGCGTCGTTCACACCCACTCCAATTACGCCACGGCATTCGCCGCTTTGGGGAAACCGATTCCCGTCTATCTCACCGCCATCGGCGACGAGTTCGGCGGCGAGATCCCATGCGGCGATTTTGCTCTGATCGGCGGCGAACAGATCGGCAGGGTGGTCGTCGAGACGATCGGCAATTCTCCGGCGGTGCTGTTGAAGAATCACGGTGTTTTCACCATCGGACCTACGGCCGAGGCGGCACTCAAAGCGGCAGTGATGGTGGAGGACGTGGCGAAAACGGTGTCGATCGCCCTGGGAATGGGCACACCGGATGAAATTCCGCCGGATGCGGTCGCCAAGCTGCACGAACGCTACAAGAACGTTTACGGGCAGAAGTGA
- a CDS encoding phosphoribosyl-ATP diphosphatase translates to MKLDQLLSVLETRKKEAPAGSYTARLLANGEDEILKKVGEETMEVILAAKGQGDQRLIEEVADLFYHTLVLLVARDLSLEDVEQELERRHKPAV, encoded by the coding sequence ATGAAACTTGATCAGCTGCTTTCTGTCCTCGAAACGCGAAAAAAAGAAGCGCCTGCAGGTTCGTATACGGCGCGGTTGTTGGCGAACGGGGAGGATGAAATCCTGAAGAAAGTCGGCGAGGAAACCATGGAAGTTATTCTGGCGGCGAAGGGGCAGGGCGATCAACGTTTGATCGAGGAGGTGGCTGATCTGTTCTACCACACCCTGGTGCTGCTTGTGGCGCGTGACTTGAGCCTCGAGGACGTGGAGCAAGAGTTGGAACGGCGTCACAAACCTGCCGTGTAG
- the hisI gene encoding phosphoribosyl-AMP cyclohydrolase, which yields MELKYDDRGLIPAIVQDDESGEVLMMAWMNAESLRLTRETSEVHFWSRERQQLWRKGETSGNVLYLHQIRTDCDADVLLVKVEAPGPACHTGARSCFFRGLEEIDET from the coding sequence ATGGAATTGAAGTACGACGATCGCGGTTTGATCCCCGCCATCGTGCAGGACGACGAGAGTGGTGAGGTGTTGATGATGGCCTGGATGAACGCCGAATCGCTGCGCTTGACGCGCGAGACCAGCGAGGTGCATTTCTGGAGCCGCGAACGGCAGCAACTATGGCGTAAGGGAGAGACCTCGGGCAACGTGCTTTACCTGCATCAGATCCGCACCGATTGCGACGCAGACGTGCTGCTGGTGAAAGTCGAGGCGCCAGGCCCTGCCTGTCACACCGGCGCCCGCTCCTGTTTCTTTCGGGGTCTGGAGGAAATCGATGAAACTTGA
- the hisF gene encoding imidazole glycerol phosphate synthase subunit HisF, whose product MLAKRIIPCLDVKDGRVVKGVNFVNLRDAGDPVEQARIYDEMGADELVFLDISATPEGKETTVAMVRSVADQVFLPLTVGGGIRSLEDIRKLLLAGADKVSLNSAAVKRPELLAEGAERLGSQCIVLAVDAKRVSPGSWEVYVSGGRTPTGIDALEWIRKAVDLGAGEILLTSMDADGTLAGYDIELTRAVAEAVQVPLIASGGAGSLEHFATVLTQGKADAALAASLFHDKVLTVGEVKEFLLERGLPIRPVRDGWRGGKETRGGA is encoded by the coding sequence ATGTTAGCCAAACGCATCATCCCTTGTCTGGATGTCAAGGACGGCCGCGTGGTCAAAGGTGTGAATTTCGTCAATCTCCGTGACGCGGGCGATCCGGTGGAGCAGGCGCGCATCTACGACGAGATGGGCGCCGACGAGTTGGTGTTCCTGGACATCTCCGCCACGCCGGAGGGTAAGGAGACCACGGTGGCGATGGTGCGCAGCGTCGCCGATCAGGTTTTCCTTCCGCTGACCGTCGGCGGCGGCATCCGCAGCCTGGAGGACATCCGCAAATTGCTGCTGGCCGGCGCGGACAAGGTCAGCCTCAACTCGGCTGCGGTCAAGCGGCCGGAGCTGCTGGCGGAAGGGGCGGAGCGTCTCGGCAGCCAGTGCATCGTGCTGGCGGTGGACGCCAAACGTGTGTCACCCGGGTCGTGGGAGGTCTATGTGAGCGGTGGGCGTACCCCCACCGGTATCGACGCCCTGGAATGGATCCGCAAAGCGGTGGACCTCGGTGCAGGCGAGATTCTGCTCACCAGCATGGACGCCGACGGCACGCTCGCAGGGTACGACATCGAACTCACGCGAGCCGTCGCCGAGGCGGTTCAGGTGCCGTTGATCGCCAGCGGTGGTGCGGGCAGCCTGGAGCATTTCGCCACCGTACTCACCCAGGGCAAGGCTGATGCGGCACTGGCGGCTTCGCTCTTCCACGACAAAGTGCTCACGGTTGGGGAAGTCAAGGAATTTCTACTGGAACGGGGATTACCCATCCGGCCGGTACGGGATGGCTGGCGGGGCGGCAAAGAAACCCGGGGAGGGGCGTGA
- the hisA gene encoding 1-(5-phosphoribosyl)-5-[(5-phosphoribosylamino)methylideneamino]imidazole-4-carboxamide isomerase → MAEFIVYPAIDLREGQVVRLQQGDPARKTIFGNDPAAAAQRWLEAGASWLHVVNLDGAFGEPDDANRAALQAILGTSAQVQLGGGLRSLESVRTILNMGVQRAVIGTAAIENPELVRQVVANFGAEHLAVGVDAREGRVHTRGWVDDSGIDAFTLTKELREDGVETIIVTDISRDGMGTGVNIDLAQRLARATDMRVIASGGVDSLEDIRRVRRAALPGVIVGRALYDGKFSLEEALQC, encoded by the coding sequence ATGGCTGAATTCATTGTCTATCCGGCCATCGACTTGCGCGAGGGCCAGGTCGTCCGTCTGCAGCAGGGTGATCCCGCCCGCAAGACGATCTTCGGGAACGATCCTGCGGCGGCAGCGCAGCGTTGGCTGGAAGCCGGAGCAAGCTGGCTGCACGTGGTTAATCTGGACGGCGCTTTCGGCGAGCCGGACGACGCTAATCGCGCCGCGCTGCAGGCTATCCTGGGAACGAGCGCGCAGGTGCAGCTCGGCGGCGGTCTGCGCTCGTTGGAAAGCGTGCGCACGATTCTGAACATGGGCGTGCAGCGCGCCGTGATCGGCACCGCCGCAATCGAAAACCCGGAATTGGTCCGTCAGGTCGTGGCGAATTTTGGTGCGGAGCATCTGGCGGTTGGAGTCGACGCCCGCGAGGGGCGCGTGCATACCCGGGGTTGGGTAGACGATTCCGGCATCGATGCTTTCACCCTGACGAAAGAGCTCCGCGAGGATGGCGTCGAGACGATCATCGTCACCGATATCAGCCGGGACGGCATGGGCACCGGAGTCAACATCGATCTGGCGCAGCGATTGGCGCGGGCGACGGACATGCGGGTGATCGCCTCCGGCGGCGTTGACTCACTCGAGGACATCCGCCGTGTGCGCCGGGCCGCTCTTCCAGGCGTGATCGTGGGACGCGCCTTGTACGACGGTAAATTCTCCCTGGAGGAGGCGCTGCAATGTTAG
- the hisH gene encoding imidazole glycerol phosphate synthase subunit HisH, with product MQGDDELMGMIALVDSGIGNLRSVEKALTTVGAVVERTSDPPIILEAEKVVLPGVGAFGDGMAGLEARGLIEPIKAIVARGTPLLGICVGMQVFFEESEEHGRHAGLGFLAGAVKRFETRGLTVPQTGWNQVNACRENPLLDGLPPGVYAYFNHSYYCDARPEDMLAETEYGVRYCSVVGCGALYGVQFHPEKSQKVGLTILRNFVEKC from the coding sequence ATGCAGGGAGATGACGAGCTCATGGGTATGATCGCCTTGGTGGATTCCGGCATTGGCAATCTCCGCTCGGTGGAAAAGGCGTTGACCACCGTCGGCGCCGTCGTTGAACGCACTTCGGACCCTCCAATCATCCTGGAAGCAGAGAAAGTCGTCCTGCCGGGTGTCGGTGCTTTTGGGGACGGGATGGCGGGTCTCGAAGCGCGAGGCTTGATCGAACCGATAAAAGCCATCGTGGCGAGAGGAACGCCGTTGCTGGGCATTTGCGTCGGCATGCAGGTGTTTTTCGAGGAAAGCGAGGAGCATGGCCGCCACGCAGGATTGGGATTTCTAGCGGGGGCGGTCAAACGTTTCGAAACGCGTGGATTGACCGTTCCCCAGACCGGATGGAACCAAGTGAACGCCTGCCGCGAGAATCCCCTTCTCGACGGATTGCCGCCCGGCGTGTACGCCTATTTCAATCACAGTTATTACTGTGATGCACGCCCCGAAGACATGCTGGCGGAGACAGAATACGGCGTACGTTACTGTTCCGTCGTAGGCTGTGGCGCTCTCTATGGGGTACAGTTCCACCCCGAGAAAAGCCAGAAGGTCGGTCTGACCATCCTGCGAAACTTCGTGGAGAAGTGTTGA